CGCATGGCCAAATAGGTATTGGCAAACAATTTCACCGCTTCGGCCTCTGACGCGCCAGTCAAAAGAATGGGGACCTCCTTCTTGATGGCGCCCTGTTGGAACAGTTCAGCAATTGCCTGGCCACGTTCGCTATGTTCCCCGACAATAATACGAGATGGATATAAATTGTCGTGAAGAGCCTTTCCTTCTCGTAAAAATTCCGGGGAAAACAAAATGTTCTCGTTGCCAAGCTGAAGGCGTAACTCGCGGGTGTAGCCAACGGGAATCGTCGACTTGATGAGCAGAAGGCTTTGGGGATAGTGAGCGGTCACATATTGGGCAACCAGCTCGACACTGCGTGTATCAAAACGATTTGTTTCAGTATCGTAATTTGTAGGGGTGGCAATAATAACCAGGTCAGCGTCATGATATGCCTGATCTGGAATCGTTGTCACTGTCAGGCTAAGATCTTCACGCTGCAAAAAGGACTCAATATCCTCATCAGAAACAGGACTTTTACCCTGTTGAATCTGTTTAACTTTTTCGTCGTCGATCTCCAGAAGACAAACATCGTTGTTCTGTGCCAGCAATAAGGCATTTGACAGGCCCACGTAGCCCGCTCCAACCACAGTAATTTTTTTAAATTGCATCGCTTAGTACATCCACTCCATCAATTGTCATCGACGTTAATGCCGTAAATCATGTAACTGAGACCCGTAGTGAACACAAAGCAATCAGGCTAAATTCATGATACGGGCATGGCAAAATTTTCTCCATTTTTCAATGCAACAGATAGTAAAGGTGGTCAACTAGAACCAGGTTAGGGCCAATCTAGCATCAGGTTAGCCATGAGACCTGTTTAAGCAATTCTATAGATTACGAACAGAATCATGTTGCGCCGGATGATATTCGGGAACGATTTTCTGTAATAAATCAATGGTTAAACGAAGATCCATTCTCCTGGCCGCCTCAAAAAGATGCTCCAGCTGGGCATTGAGCATGGCATTATCCTCAGTGACGGATTGGGCAACACAGATTTTCTCGTGGGTGGTTGGCTTGATCCCCTCCCCTTCCAGAAGCAACTCTTCATAGAGTTTTTCTCCAGGTCGCAACCCGGTAAGAACAATATCGATATCGTCGTAAGGGACTTTACCGGACAAGCGAATCAATTCCTCCGCCAAATGGAGGATTTTTACCGGCTCGCCCATGTCCAACAGGTAGATTTCGCCGCCCTTCCCCATACTTCCAGCCTGTAAAACCAGCTGCGATGCTTCCGGAATGGTCATGAAAAAACGGGTAATCTCTTTATGGGTTACCGTGAGTGGACCACCGTTACGAATTTGTTCTTTAAACGTCGGAATAACACTACCATTACTCCCCAGCACATTTCCGAAACGTACGGTGACAAAACGCGTTTTGCTGTGGCAGGACAACGCTTGCACCAGTTTTTCAGCAGCACGCTTCGTTGCGCCCATAACATTGGTCGGATTGACGGCTTTGTCCGTGGAAACCATCACAAAACGTTCAACACGAAAGATGTGGGACATTTCAGCGACAACCTGCGTGCCAC
This is a stretch of genomic DNA from uncultured Desulfuromonas sp.. It encodes these proteins:
- a CDS encoding nucleotide sugar dehydrogenase, giving the protein MQFKKITVVGAGYVGLSNALLLAQNNDVCLLEIDDEKVKQIQQGKSPVSDEDIESFLQREDLSLTVTTIPDQAYHDADLVIIATPTNYDTETNRFDTRSVELVAQYVTAHYPQSLLLIKSTIPVGYTRELRLQLGNENILFSPEFLREGKALHDNLYPSRIIVGEHSERGQAIAELFQQGAIKKEVPILLTGASEAEAVKLFANTYLAMRVAFFNELDSYAEVHGLSTRDIIKGVGMDSRIGAHYNNPSFGYGGYCLPKDTKQLLANYDKVPNTLIRAIVDANTTRKDFIADSIILKNPQTVGVYRLLMKADSDNFRASSIQGVMKRIKAKGINVIVYEPVLKETHFFHSPVMTDLEEFKASSDVIIANRMSDDLADVIEKVYTRDLFGGDL